The following are encoded together in the Pseudomonas maumuensis genome:
- a CDS encoding c-type cytochrome translates to MKKKLLLATGAALVVLLALFGRDLLGLYRLLDYLDTTTQAYEAEGPWPHTADACLGCHGKQGSSLHQRYPSLAGQPAEYLKAQLHNFASGQRMNPNMQPLAMSLTEKQILELSDYYARQPALDNHGFDSDPALRAQGGKLAAAGACMACHGEHLLGQGPFPRLAGQGADYLLAQLDAFAEGRRTDPSGSMKAISATLSPADRKALAHYLASLAAAPK, encoded by the coding sequence ATGAAAAAGAAACTGTTGTTGGCTACCGGCGCAGCGTTGGTGGTACTGCTGGCCCTGTTCGGGCGCGACCTGCTTGGGCTGTACCGGCTGCTGGACTATCTCGACACCACCACCCAGGCCTACGAGGCAGAGGGGCCCTGGCCACACACGGCGGATGCCTGCCTGGGTTGCCATGGTAAACAAGGCAGCTCCCTGCACCAGCGTTACCCGAGCCTGGCGGGGCAACCCGCCGAGTACCTGAAGGCACAACTGCACAACTTTGCCAGTGGCCAGCGCATGAACCCGAACATGCAGCCGTTGGCCATGAGCCTGACCGAAAAGCAGATCCTCGAACTGAGCGATTACTACGCGCGTCAGCCGGCGCTCGACAACCACGGGTTCGACTCCGATCCAGCCCTGCGCGCGCAAGGCGGCAAGCTGGCGGCGGCGGGCGCTTGCATGGCCTGCCATGGTGAGCATCTGCTGGGGCAGGGGCCATTCCCCCGCCTGGCCGGGCAGGGCGCCGACTACCTCCTGGCACAACTGGATGCCTTTGCCGAGGGGCGGCGGACCGATCCGAGCGGGTCGATGAAGGCGATCAGCGCAACCTTGTCACCGGCGGATCGCAAGGCGCTCGCCCATTACCTTGCCTCGCTCGCCGCTGCGCCGAAATGA
- a CDS encoding WD40/YVTN/BNR-like repeat-containing protein: MGYLKTLLGVILLGVSAMAGALEAVSAAPVAHAAQAMLLGAAWAQKRVVAVGDHGIVLLSDDHGRSYRQARAVPVSSSLTGVSFADARHGWAVGHWGAIVASDDGGEHWQVQRLTPDQDRPLFAVHFFDNLRGVAVGLWSLVLTTDDGGATWTERDLPAPAGAGRADLNLMSLFVDGRQQTLYATAERGQLLRSDDRGQTWRYLDTGYDGTLWTGAVLPDGGLLVGGQRGTLLRGTPDGASWQRIALDSRSSITSIAVDGQQVVAVGLDGLQARSEDVGRTFTLSRREDGVSLTAVLAGGEDGPLLFSRRGPGKALP; encoded by the coding sequence ATGGGATACCTGAAAACACTGTTGGGCGTCATTTTATTGGGCGTGTCCGCTATGGCCGGTGCCCTCGAAGCGGTGTCGGCGGCGCCTGTCGCGCACGCTGCCCAGGCCATGCTGTTGGGGGCTGCCTGGGCGCAGAAGCGGGTGGTCGCGGTGGGCGACCACGGCATCGTGCTGCTTTCCGATGACCACGGGCGCAGCTACCGCCAGGCCCGCGCCGTGCCCGTGTCCAGCAGCCTGACCGGCGTCAGCTTCGCCGATGCCAGGCATGGCTGGGCGGTGGGCCATTGGGGGGCGATTGTTGCCAGCGACGATGGCGGCGAGCATTGGCAGGTTCAGCGCCTGACCCCTGACCAGGACAGGCCGCTGTTCGCCGTTCACTTCTTCGACAACCTGCGGGGCGTGGCGGTGGGGCTGTGGTCGCTGGTGCTGACCACCGACGATGGCGGGGCGACCTGGACCGAGCGCGATTTGCCGGCGCCGGCAGGCGCAGGCCGCGCGGACCTCAACCTGATGAGCCTGTTCGTCGATGGTCGTCAGCAGACGCTCTATGCCACGGCCGAACGCGGGCAGCTGTTGCGCTCCGACGACCGGGGGCAGACCTGGCGATACCTGGACACCGGCTACGACGGCACGCTCTGGACGGGCGCCGTGTTGCCCGATGGCGGACTGTTGGTGGGGGGCCAGCGTGGCACCTTGTTGCGCGGGACGCCTGACGGCGCGTCGTGGCAGCGCATTGCGCTGGACAGCCGCAGTTCGATCACCTCCATCGCTGTGGACGGCCAGCAAGTGGTAGCGGTGGGGCTCGATGGCCTGCAGGCGCGCAGCGAGGATGTTGGGCGGACGTTCACGCTGTCACGCCGCGAGGATGGTGTGTCGCTGACCGCCGTGCTGGCCGGTGGCGAGGATGGACCGTTGCTGTTTTCCCGGCGCGGACCGGGGAAAGCTTTGCCTTGA
- a CDS encoding DUF1302 domain-containing protein — protein MKTTITKVSGLAIACMTPLAMGFTFETESVRGSFDSTISYGMGVRTESQGCNLINQGATGHHPPAGCLAQTSGIGDQGDLNYDKGDLFTHYLKGTHELLLKMPEDFTFMARGSWIRDFAASDTTGALSFNTPADVGSDGLTRSARDDLAFKARLLDLWVSKGFDVGDQRVRTRLGNQVINWGESLFVQGGINNTNAYDVQALSRPGVQLKEAVLPAPMLSVASGLGAGVNVEAYYQFAWNKSELPPVGSYWSYTAALGKGMKSYGFDDKNARDSGQWGLSLRWQPQDSDLNLGVYVMRYHDKLPSLTTRLLDPDTFAVSQKWVYPEDRMMYGISANLPLGDWAVGTELSYRPKDAVALNPVLDLCANNGGKCWKDEKKFQWHLTGLYSMTPSNSPRLLDLTGASTGTLLTELVVIKYPGLHDSYDGEVIAAGANTWQLDPASAPKGHGDKTSSGINLDFSLTYDGTLLPGWQVTPGIFYARSLGGRTPNLAATFTEDASSLNLYLNFVRNPASWQVSFNYAKFMGGDTAYDQLLRDRDYVGVVLSRTL, from the coding sequence ATGAAAACAACAATCACAAAAGTTTCAGGCCTTGCTATTGCGTGCATGACCCCCTTGGCAATGGGGTTCACCTTTGAAACCGAATCCGTCAGGGGGTCTTTCGACTCGACGATCTCCTATGGCATGGGCGTGCGCACCGAGTCGCAGGGTTGCAACCTGATCAACCAGGGCGCAACGGGCCATCACCCTCCCGCGGGGTGCCTGGCCCAGACTTCCGGTATCGGCGACCAGGGCGATCTCAACTACGACAAGGGCGACCTGTTCACCCACTACCTCAAGGGCACCCACGAGCTGCTGCTAAAGATGCCCGAGGATTTCACCTTCATGGCCCGGGGCAGCTGGATTCGCGACTTCGCCGCCAGCGACACGACGGGCGCGTTGTCCTTCAACACACCGGCGGATGTGGGCAGCGACGGGCTGACCCGTTCGGCGCGTGATGACCTCGCATTCAAGGCGCGCCTGCTCGACCTTTGGGTGAGCAAGGGCTTCGACGTGGGCGATCAGCGCGTGCGTACACGGCTGGGCAACCAGGTGATCAACTGGGGCGAAAGCCTGTTCGTGCAGGGTGGCATCAACAACACCAACGCCTACGATGTGCAGGCCTTGTCGCGCCCGGGCGTGCAGCTCAAGGAAGCCGTGCTGCCGGCGCCGATGCTCAGCGTCGCCTCTGGCCTTGGGGCTGGGGTCAATGTCGAGGCCTATTACCAGTTCGCCTGGAACAAGAGCGAACTGCCGCCGGTGGGCAGCTACTGGTCGTACACCGCCGCGCTCGGCAAGGGCATGAAGTCGTACGGTTTCGACGACAAGAACGCCCGCGACAGTGGCCAGTGGGGGCTTTCGCTGCGCTGGCAGCCGCAGGACAGCGACCTCAACCTGGGCGTGTACGTGATGCGCTACCACGACAAGCTGCCTTCGCTGACCACCCGGCTGCTCGATCCGGACACCTTCGCCGTGTCGCAGAAATGGGTCTATCCCGAAGACCGGATGATGTATGGCATCAGTGCCAACCTGCCGCTTGGCGACTGGGCGGTGGGCACCGAGCTGTCCTACCGGCCCAAGGATGCCGTCGCCCTGAACCCGGTGCTCGACCTGTGCGCGAACAACGGGGGCAAGTGCTGGAAGGACGAGAAGAAGTTCCAGTGGCACCTCACCGGGCTGTACAGCATGACGCCTTCCAATTCGCCGCGGCTGCTGGACCTGACCGGGGCAAGCACCGGCACCCTGCTGACCGAGCTGGTGGTCATCAAGTACCCGGGGCTGCACGACAGCTACGACGGCGAGGTGATCGCCGCCGGGGCCAACACCTGGCAACTGGACCCGGCCAGCGCGCCGAAAGGCCACGGCGACAAGACCTCCTCGGGGATAAACCTGGACTTCAGCCTGACCTACGACGGCACCCTGCTGCCCGGCTGGCAGGTGACCCCGGGCATCTTCTATGCGCGCTCGCTGGGCGGGCGCACGCCCAACCTGGCGGCGACCTTCACCGAGGACGCCAGCAGCCTGAACCTGTACCTCAACTTCGTGCGCAACCCCGCCAGTTGGCAGGTGTCGTTCAACTACGCCAAGTTCATGGGCGGTGACACGGCCTACGACCAACTGCTGCGTGACCGCGACTATGTCGGCGTGGTTCTGTCGCGCACTCTGTGA
- a CDS encoding NAD(P)/FAD-dependent oxidoreductase: MNTFSDTPQPNPGSQQFRLLGGWVERPDDVQPALEGDVSADVVIIGAGFAGLSTALELTALGASVVVLEQDFAGFGASGRNAGYLAGSMGVEFELFHKRVGVEQARKIVAFYDEGVSYVERRLRELAIDCDYNPSGIIRAAVHPSQEKKLRHGMALGQQLGSVTRFVEPDEMRARGIPPAFLFGCTQHGGTLDPGKYVMGLRRAALRAGVRLFEQTRLLSYQEGATVICRSERGSASAPFMVLATNAYTPQLGLLRDKVVPLRVSAIETTPLSKAQLQTLGWQGREGIVTPHWTMESHRLTARDTLLVTTKQLGYAYGSATPNQPDLSAYKALQQALGERFPTLRGTPIRACWSGYISLAYDALPVVGATGARHNILYSAGCSGHGVGTQSLVGHLLAERIGGIEHPLLAALRHKTPSTLPEPLQWCAMQAALAGVNGLDRHLNRKVRAAQAQ; the protein is encoded by the coding sequence ATGAACACTTTCAGCGACACACCGCAGCCAAACCCCGGTTCGCAGCAGTTCCGCCTGCTAGGCGGCTGGGTCGAACGCCCGGACGATGTGCAACCCGCCCTGGAAGGCGATGTCAGCGCCGACGTGGTCATCATCGGCGCAGGTTTTGCCGGCCTGTCCACGGCACTGGAGCTGACTGCGCTGGGTGCCAGCGTGGTGGTTCTGGAGCAGGACTTCGCAGGCTTCGGCGCCAGTGGGCGCAACGCCGGGTACCTGGCCGGCAGCATGGGTGTGGAATTCGAGCTGTTCCACAAACGGGTGGGCGTTGAGCAGGCGCGGAAAATCGTCGCGTTCTACGATGAAGGCGTCAGCTACGTGGAACGGCGCCTGCGTGAACTGGCCATCGACTGCGACTACAACCCCTCCGGCATCATTCGCGCCGCTGTGCATCCGTCCCAGGAGAAGAAGCTGCGCCATGGCATGGCGCTCGGGCAGCAACTGGGCTCTGTCACACGCTTCGTCGAGCCCGATGAAATGCGCGCGCGCGGTATCCCGCCAGCGTTTTTGTTCGGCTGTACGCAGCACGGTGGCACGCTCGATCCCGGCAAGTACGTCATGGGCCTGCGCCGCGCCGCCCTGCGGGCCGGGGTGCGGCTGTTCGAGCAGACCCGGCTGCTGTCCTATCAGGAAGGCGCAACCGTCATCTGCCGCAGCGAGCGCGGCAGTGCCAGCGCGCCGTTCATGGTTTTGGCCACCAATGCCTATACGCCGCAGTTGGGGCTGCTGCGCGACAAGGTGGTGCCGCTGCGAGTTTCGGCGATCGAGACCACCCCATTGTCCAAGGCGCAGCTACAGACCTTGGGATGGCAGGGCAGGGAAGGGATCGTCACCCCGCACTGGACCATGGAGAGTCATCGCCTGACGGCGCGTGACACCTTGCTGGTCACCACCAAGCAGCTTGGCTATGCCTACGGCTCGGCCACGCCCAACCAGCCGGACCTGTCCGCCTACAAGGCTTTGCAACAAGCCTTGGGCGAGCGCTTCCCGACGCTTCGCGGTACGCCGATCCGTGCTTGCTGGAGCGGTTACATCAGCCTGGCTTACGACGCCTTGCCCGTGGTCGGCGCCACGGGTGCCCGGCACAACATCCTCTACAGCGCCGGTTGCTCCGGGCATGGCGTCGGTACCCAGTCGCTGGTTGGCCACCTGTTGGCCGAACGCATCGGCGGGATCGAGCATCCGCTGCTGGCGGCGCTGCGCCACAAGACGCCTTCGACCTTGCCCGAACCGTTGCAGTGGTGCGCCATGCAGGCCGCCCTGGCGGGTGTGAATGGGCTCGACCGCCATCTGAATCGCAAAGTCCGGGCCGCCCAGGCCCAGTAA
- a CDS encoding flavin monoamine oxidase family protein: MAEKPPSNSFDLKRRQLLKFAGATAAVGGLGLHALPASAAEGTARVRDSDDGVLDVAIIGAGMAGLTAARDLQNAGCQSFVVLEARNRVGGRVLNHDLGGGQISEAGGQWIGPGQTAVADLARELQIDTFPTYYQGKTVVLGGEGRLEVDLHGTFGTDERIGAKLSELSKVVPSGAPWTSPRVAELDKLSVGEWLARQGIKPEERSGWDTSLTLTGGVPPARMGLLHFLSMINSASCDYMKLDSIKDSAQGTRFVGGSQLLCTRMAEALGDKLRLACPVREIADWDREVVRLVTDQGEVRARRVIVAIHPALCNQVRFQPALPEGRAALQRAWPAHSPARKTAMVYKRPFWRDKGLNGHTVEVKGQVLWAWDNSPPNGEIGVINAFIVNAMVPSEPAAAQRALAQIYARSLGDEALKPIGYHDHDWGQADPWSITCVSAIPPGFWSQHGESLRPACGNLIWSGTETAEIWAGYMDGAVRSGHQGALQALASLRQA, from the coding sequence ATGGCTGAAAAGCCCCCCTCCAATTCATTCGATCTCAAGCGTCGGCAATTGCTGAAGTTCGCCGGCGCCACGGCGGCCGTCGGTGGCCTGGGCCTGCACGCGTTGCCGGCGAGCGCCGCCGAAGGCACGGCCCGCGTTCGCGACAGCGACGATGGCGTGCTCGACGTCGCGATCATCGGTGCCGGCATGGCCGGGCTGACCGCCGCACGCGACCTGCAGAATGCAGGTTGCCAGTCATTCGTGGTGCTGGAGGCACGCAATCGTGTCGGCGGCCGGGTGCTGAACCATGACTTGGGCGGGGGCCAGATCTCCGAAGCCGGCGGCCAGTGGATCGGGCCTGGGCAAACTGCGGTGGCCGACCTGGCGCGTGAACTCCAGATAGACACTTTTCCGACCTACTACCAGGGCAAGACCGTGGTGCTTGGCGGGGAAGGGCGGCTCGAGGTCGACCTGCACGGCACCTTCGGCACGGACGAGCGCATCGGCGCCAAGCTCAGCGAACTGTCCAAGGTCGTGCCCTCTGGCGCCCCCTGGACTTCGCCAAGGGTTGCGGAGCTGGACAAGCTCTCGGTGGGCGAGTGGCTGGCCCGGCAAGGCATCAAGCCCGAAGAGCGATCGGGGTGGGACACCAGTCTGACCCTCACCGGCGGCGTGCCACCGGCCAGGATGGGGTTGTTGCATTTCCTGTCGATGATCAATTCGGCGAGCTGCGACTACATGAAGCTCGACTCGATCAAGGACAGTGCGCAGGGCACACGCTTCGTCGGCGGCTCGCAGCTGTTGTGCACGCGCATGGCCGAGGCGCTGGGTGACAAGCTGCGCCTGGCCTGCCCGGTGCGCGAGATCGCCGACTGGGACCGTGAGGTGGTGAGGCTGGTCACCGACCAGGGCGAGGTCCGCGCACGCCGGGTCATCGTGGCGATCCATCCTGCGCTGTGCAACCAGGTACGCTTTCAGCCCGCACTCCCCGAAGGCCGGGCCGCGCTGCAACGTGCCTGGCCCGCCCACAGCCCGGCACGCAAGACCGCCATGGTCTACAAGCGGCCGTTCTGGCGCGACAAGGGGCTCAATGGCCACACCGTAGAGGTGAAGGGGCAGGTGCTGTGGGCGTGGGACAACTCGCCGCCCAATGGCGAAATCGGCGTGATCAACGCTTTTATCGTCAACGCCATGGTGCCGTCCGAACCTGCCGCGGCGCAGCGTGCGTTGGCGCAAATCTACGCACGGTCCCTGGGTGACGAAGCGCTGAAGCCCATCGGCTATCACGACCATGACTGGGGGCAGGCCGACCCATGGAGCATCACCTGCGTATCGGCAATCCCGCCCGGCTTCTGGAGCCAGCATGGCGAGTCCCTGCGTCCGGCCTGCGGCAACCTGATCTGGTCGGGGACCGAAACCGCCGAAATCTGGGCGGGCTACATGGATGGCGCGGTGCGTTCGGGTCATCAGGGCGCGCTGCAGGCACTCGCTTCGCTGCGTCAGGCTTGA
- a CDS encoding DUF1329 domain-containing protein: MKDVIQHRDVGHACCAVARPLVVALAALAVFGSAQAAGTDAGQLGGKLTPLGGEVAANADGSIPAWVVPGKQDSGWSYGQVRGQYWKFKDDKPLFSIDAGNVAQHAQQLSPGQLELFKKIPGYRMDVYPTRRSCGAPDFVVDNTRKNVGFATLDGEGLALKEAHVPGIPFPLPTTGAEVMWNMKMRYRGVGFDMSKTVSGLSPREAGGSWLRTSTDWFMYTPWGQKGSALFSSFDRLEVATYFNYYEPAALAGQAGVVTTKAGEQASTFYYFPGQRRVRRMPSYSYDAPQIGLDNQYTIDESNIFFGPMDRFDWKLVGKQELLVPYNAFGAYDGSARIEDVAQQSAIAPQARRYELHRVWVVEANVRQGMRHQAPKRVFYIDEDSWNGLMAVDYDKQGQIWKVREGYTIPVYETGTCDMEAQAQYNLVDGRYLYDMTSIGVGKKDHRWLTEDAGNPRLKRDFYTSDNLRAISER; the protein is encoded by the coding sequence ATGAAAGATGTGATTCAGCACCGTGATGTCGGCCATGCCTGCTGCGCAGTAGCCCGGCCGTTGGTGGTGGCGCTCGCGGCCCTGGCCGTCTTCGGCTCGGCCCAGGCTGCCGGGACTGATGCCGGGCAGTTGGGCGGCAAGCTGACCCCCCTGGGCGGCGAGGTGGCGGCCAACGCAGACGGCTCGATCCCGGCCTGGGTGGTCCCCGGCAAACAGGACTCGGGGTGGAGCTACGGCCAGGTGCGCGGCCAGTACTGGAAGTTCAAGGACGACAAGCCATTGTTCAGCATCGACGCCGGCAATGTGGCGCAACATGCCCAGCAACTGTCGCCAGGCCAGCTCGAGCTGTTCAAGAAGATCCCGGGTTATCGCATGGACGTCTACCCGACGCGGCGCAGCTGCGGCGCCCCGGACTTCGTGGTCGACAACACGCGCAAGAACGTCGGCTTCGCCACCCTCGACGGCGAGGGCCTGGCGTTGAAGGAGGCCCATGTTCCCGGCATTCCGTTCCCCCTGCCCACGACGGGGGCCGAGGTCATGTGGAACATGAAGATGCGCTACCGCGGGGTCGGCTTCGACATGTCCAAGACGGTCTCCGGTTTGTCGCCGCGCGAGGCCGGCGGGAGCTGGCTGCGCACTTCCACCGACTGGTTCATGTACACCCCTTGGGGGCAGAAGGGCAGTGCGCTGTTCTCCTCGTTCGACCGCCTGGAAGTGGCCACCTACTTCAACTACTACGAACCGGCCGCCCTGGCGGGCCAGGCGGGGGTGGTCACCACCAAGGCCGGGGAGCAGGCCAGCACCTTCTACTACTTCCCCGGGCAGCGACGGGTACGGCGCATGCCGTCGTACTCCTACGATGCACCGCAGATCGGCCTGGACAACCAGTACACCATCGACGAGTCGAACATCTTCTTCGGCCCCATGGACCGCTTCGACTGGAAGCTGGTCGGCAAGCAGGAACTGCTGGTGCCGTACAACGCGTTCGGGGCCTATGACGGTTCGGCGCGCATCGAGGATGTCGCGCAGCAGAGCGCCATCGCGCCCCAGGCCCGCCGCTACGAGCTGCACCGGGTCTGGGTGGTGGAGGCCAACGTGCGCCAGGGCATGCGCCACCAGGCGCCCAAGCGGGTGTTCTACATCGACGAGGACAGTTGGAACGGCCTGATGGCGGTCGACTACGACAAACAGGGGCAGATCTGGAAGGTCCGCGAGGGCTACACCATCCCGGTCTACGAGACCGGCACCTGCGACATGGAGGCCCAGGCCCAGTACAACCTGGTCGATGGCCGCTACCTCTACGACATGACCTCCATCGGCGTTGGCAAGAAGGATCACCGCTGGCTCACCGAGGATGCCGGCAACCCGCGCCTGAAGCGCGACTTCTACACCTCCGACAACCTGCGGGCCATCAGCGAACGTTGA
- a CDS encoding efflux RND transporter permease subunit: MSIDVSKQSLRGVLPRIEAGLFGHRRVVLLILALFTAVMAWFAVQLRMDAGFEKQLPIGHEYVETFRQYRGDLLGANRLTLVVRAREGSIWSEAGLRRLYDVTQAVTFLPGISRSSVRSLWTPNAFVNEITEEGFRADPLVPGTVTPERLDSAIIARIADSTAQGGFIGTLVSRDQRSAMITAELNERDANGERLDYVAYNRVLEEQIRQRFEDAQFEVQIIGFAKQIGDIADGAAAVLEFCLLALLLTAVAVYWYCHSLRFTLLALGCSLTSLVWQFGSLRLLGYGLDPLAVLVPFLVFAIGVSHGVQQINYIVREIAAGSTVAVAARSSFRGLLVPGTLALVTAFVSFVTLLLIPIPMVRELAITAALGVAFKIVTNLVMLPLVASMLKVDGRYAAREESARERRAARLAWLAALAEWRNARWVMLAALLVFATAVWQSHDRVVGSLQAGAPELREDARFNRDALAIASHYDIGLDWLSVVFEVQPERLGDAGGNACEDVELGQYQDRFAWAMEGVPGVLSVASFSSAMRQFNEGYNEGNPKMSAVPIDALNYSSLAAEVARSPGLMRNDCSMTAVHLYLADHKATTIGRVIEAAKTFRAEQPLPGVAVRLAAGNAGVIAAINEEVEKSETPMLLYVYAAIALLVLVVYRDWRAVLVCCLPLTIGTFIGYWFMKELQIGLTIATLPVMVLAVGIGVDYAFYIYNRIQLHQADGQPIEVAVALSLREVGMATIFTAITLAVGVATWAFSALKFQADMGKLLAFMFMVNMVMAMTVLPAFAVWLERVFPRKRPVRRIGALAH; the protein is encoded by the coding sequence ATGTCTATCGATGTATCGAAGCAATCGCTGCGCGGCGTCCTGCCGCGCATCGAGGCCGGTCTGTTCGGGCACCGGCGTGTGGTCCTGCTTATCCTGGCCTTGTTCACCGCGGTGATGGCCTGGTTCGCGGTGCAGTTGCGCATGGATGCCGGGTTCGAGAAACAGCTGCCGATCGGCCACGAGTACGTGGAAACCTTTAGGCAGTACCGTGGCGACTTGTTGGGTGCGAACCGTCTGACCCTGGTGGTCAGGGCCCGCGAAGGCAGCATCTGGAGCGAGGCGGGCCTGCGTCGTCTGTACGATGTGACCCAGGCGGTGACGTTCCTGCCCGGCATCTCGCGCAGCAGCGTGCGCTCGCTGTGGACGCCCAACGCGTTCGTCAACGAGATCACCGAGGAGGGGTTCCGGGCCGACCCGCTGGTGCCCGGGACGGTGACGCCCGAGCGGCTGGACAGCGCCATCATCGCCCGGATCGCCGACTCGACCGCCCAGGGCGGCTTCATCGGCACCCTGGTTTCCCGTGACCAGCGCAGCGCGATGATTACCGCCGAGCTCAACGAGCGTGATGCCAACGGTGAGCGCCTGGATTACGTGGCCTATAACCGAGTGCTGGAGGAGCAGATCCGCCAACGGTTCGAGGATGCGCAGTTCGAGGTGCAGATCATCGGCTTCGCCAAGCAGATCGGCGATATCGCCGATGGCGCGGCGGCGGTGCTGGAGTTCTGCCTGCTGGCGCTGTTGCTGACTGCGGTGGCGGTGTACTGGTACTGCCATTCGCTGCGCTTCACCTTGCTGGCGCTGGGCTGTTCGCTGACCTCGTTGGTCTGGCAGTTCGGCAGCCTGCGCTTGCTGGGCTACGGGCTCGATCCGCTGGCGGTGCTGGTGCCGTTCCTGGTGTTCGCCATCGGTGTCTCCCATGGGGTACAGCAGATCAACTACATCGTCCGCGAGATCGCCGCCGGCAGCACGGTCGCGGTGGCGGCGCGCTCGAGCTTCCGCGGGTTGCTGGTGCCGGGCACCTTGGCGTTGGTGACGGCCTTCGTGTCGTTCGTCACCCTGTTGCTGATCCCCATCCCCATGGTGCGCGAGCTGGCGATCACCGCGGCGCTCGGTGTGGCCTTCAAGATTGTCACCAACCTGGTCATGTTGCCGCTGGTAGCCTCGATGCTCAAGGTCGATGGCCGTTACGCGGCCCGCGAGGAGTCCGCCCGCGAGCGTCGCGCCGCACGCCTGGCGTGGCTGGCCGCGCTGGCCGAATGGCGCAATGCGCGCTGGGTCATGCTGGCGGCCTTGCTGGTGTTCGCCACGGCCGTCTGGCAGAGCCACGACCGCGTGGTCGGTTCGCTGCAGGCCGGGGCACCGGAGCTGCGCGAGGACGCGCGCTTCAACCGCGACGCGCTGGCCATCGCCAGCCACTACGACATCGGCCTCGACTGGCTCAGCGTGGTCTTCGAAGTGCAGCCCGAGCGGCTGGGTGACGCAGGTGGCAACGCCTGCGAGGACGTCGAGCTGGGGCAATACCAGGACCGCTTCGCGTGGGCGATGGAAGGGGTGCCGGGGGTGCTTTCGGTGGCATCGTTCTCCTCGGCCATGCGTCAGTTCAACGAAGGCTACAACGAGGGCAACCCAAAGATGAGCGCGGTGCCGATCGATGCGCTGAACTATTCGTCGCTGGCCGCCGAAGTGGCGCGCAGCCCAGGCCTGATGCGCAACGATTGCAGCATGACCGCGGTGCATCTGTACCTGGCGGACCACAAGGCCACCACCATCGGCCGGGTGATCGAGGCGGCCAAGACGTTCCGCGCCGAGCAGCCGTTGCCCGGCGTTGCCGTGCGCCTGGCCGCCGGCAACGCCGGGGTGATCGCCGCCATCAACGAGGAGGTGGAGAAGAGCGAGACGCCGATGCTGCTGTATGTCTACGCCGCCATCGCCTTGCTGGTGCTGGTGGTGTATCGCGACTGGCGCGCCGTGCTGGTGTGCTGCCTGCCGCTGACCATTGGCACCTTCATCGGCTACTGGTTCATGAAAGAGCTGCAGATCGGCCTGACCATCGCCACGCTGCCGGTGATGGTGCTGGCCGTGGGCATCGGGGTGGATTACGCCTTCTACATCTACAACCGCATCCAGTTGCACCAGGCCGATGGCCAGCCGATCGAAGTCGCGGTGGCGCTGTCGCTGCGCGAGGTGGGCATGGCGACCATCTTCACCGCCATCACCCTGGCGGTCGGCGTGGCCACCTGGGCGTTTTCCGCGCTCAAGTTCCAGGCGGACATGGGCAAGCTGCTGGCCTTCATGTTCATGGTCAACATGGTGATGGCCATGACCGTATTGCCGGCGTTCGCGGTCTGGCTGGAGCGGGTCTTCCCGCGCAAGCGCCCGGTGCGCAGGATCGGCGCGCTGGCGCATTGA
- a CDS encoding LysR substrate-binding domain-containing protein — protein MGAVLPLLALRAFTETTRLGSLKAAAERMGVTPGAISQQIRQLEDRLGVSLLTRSRHGVQLTEAGAALYPGLLRGFGEIENALLDLDALVGASTLTISTQPSFASSWLVPRLAAFNALHPHIEVRVEATAQLVDLQRGRVDIALRHGLGDYPGLESIPFLAPVLLPVCSPALLAGGPLLREPQDCLQYPLLQEAERADWALWLQAHGVVADSRSRRGPSFDEDLLLLRAAVGGQGIALVQAQHAEEDLREGRLVVALDRPWPSRFAYYVVARREKLERPPVRTFIDWLGGQLAED, from the coding sequence ATGGGCGCTGTCCTGCCATTGCTCGCCTTGCGCGCTTTTACCGAAACCACTCGCCTGGGCAGCCTGAAGGCCGCTGCCGAGCGCATGGGGGTGACGCCGGGGGCGATCAGCCAGCAGATCCGCCAGCTGGAGGACCGCCTTGGCGTCAGCTTGCTGACCCGCAGCCGCCATGGTGTGCAGCTCACCGAGGCGGGAGCGGCGCTGTACCCTGGCCTCTTGCGTGGCTTCGGCGAGATCGAGAACGCGTTGCTGGACCTGGACGCGTTGGTGGGCGCCAGCACCTTGACCATCAGTACCCAGCCCTCGTTCGCCTCCAGCTGGCTGGTGCCGCGCCTGGCCGCTTTCAATGCGCTGCATCCGCATATCGAGGTGCGCGTGGAGGCTACCGCGCAACTGGTCGACCTGCAGCGCGGGCGTGTCGATATCGCATTGCGCCATGGCTTGGGCGACTATCCGGGGCTTGAATCGATCCCCTTCCTGGCACCGGTGCTGCTGCCCGTCTGCAGCCCGGCCCTGCTCGCCGGCGGGCCGCTGCTGCGCGAGCCGCAGGACTGCCTGCAATACCCGCTGCTGCAGGAGGCCGAGCGCGCCGACTGGGCGCTGTGGTTGCAGGCCCATGGCGTGGTGGCGGACAGCCGCAGCAGGCGCGGGCCGAGCTTTGACGAGGACTTGCTGCTGTTGCGTGCGGCCGTCGGTGGCCAGGGCATCGCGCTGGTGCAGGCGCAGCATGCCGAGGAAGACCTGCGCGAGGGTCGGTTGGTGGTGGCCTTGGACCGGCCCTGGCCGTCGCGTTTCGCCTACTACGTGGTCGCCCGCAGGGAGAAGCTCGAACGACCGCCGGTGCGGACGTTCATCGACTGGCTGGGCGGGCAGCTTGCCGAAGACTAG